A portion of the Gossypium arboreum isolate Shixiya-1 chromosome 8, ASM2569848v2, whole genome shotgun sequence genome contains these proteins:
- the LOC108469412 gene encoding ethylene-responsive transcription factor TINY-like yields MADSPNSETELITRSNKSYDGKQRSGTDPIPEKRRPRDSISKHPVYRGVRMRAWGKWVSEIREPRKKNRIWLGTFSTPEMAARAHDVAALSIKGNSAILNFPEFAELLPRPVSNSPRDVQAAAAKAAAMEFLSNNTNNNVDATTSFLSSSSSSSMNMDEVSTPEELSQIVELPSLGTSYESVESGTEFVCMDPVDGWLLNPSGMPWYYEDNNGYFGDEIPMQMQENTITNGFSPLPWNH; encoded by the coding sequence ATGGCTGACTCACCAAACTCTGAAACTGAGTTGATCACTCGCAGCAATAAGTCTTATGATGGTAAACAGAGATCGGGAACTGACCCGATACCCGAAAAGCGTCGTCCGAGGGATAGTATTAGTAAACACCCGGTTTACCGTGGGGTCCGAATGCGGGCGTGGGGTAAATGGGTATCCGAAATTCGTGAGCCCCGAAAGAAGAACCGGATCTGGTTAGGTACTTTCTCGACGCCGGAAATGGCTGCACGTGCTCACGACGTTGCCGCGTTGAGCATCAAGGGTAACTCGGCGATCCTCAACTTCCCTGAATTCGCTGAGTTGTTGCCGCGTCCGGTTTCTAACTCTCCCCGTGATGTCCAAGCCGCCGCCGCTAAAGCAGCCGCAATGGAGTTTTTAAGTAATAATACTAATAACAACGTCGATGCTACGACGTCGTTTTTGTCTTCTTCGTCTTCGTCATCGATGAACATGGATGAAGTGTCGACACCTGAGGAGCTGAGCCAGATAGTGGAGTTGCCGAGTTTAGGGACAAGTTACGAATCTGTTGAGTCAGGGACCGAGTTCGTGTGCATGGACCCGGTTGACGGGTGGCTGTTGAATCCCAGTGGCATGCCTTGGTATTATGAAGATAATAATGGGTATTTCGGGGATGAAATTCCAATGCAAATGCAAGAAAATACAATTACAAATGGGTTTAGTCCTTTACCATGGAATCATTAA